The nucleotide window GGACAGGTCGGCTTCGCTGATGGTCATGTGCAATTCCTTCGGAAAGCCCGTTGGGTGAGGGATTGAAAGGGTTCCACGAGCCTATCGCGAAACTCTGCCCGGATTCTTGGGGAAACCATCTCGCCCTTTCCGGATCGAGGGTAACCGGCACGGGAAGCCGGAGCGTTGTTTCTCCGGCTTCCCCGGAAACTCAAAAACTGAACAGCAGCACGGAAGCGGCGATCAGGGAGACCAGCGAGGTGCCCAGGCTGACGGCGTCGCTGGTGCTGACTTTGCCTGTTTTGAGGATGTTGTGTACCGCGCTGGCGAAGGGCACCGCAAAGGCGAGTAGCGCCAGGGCGATGGCATATTGGATGAACCCCATGTCCCATTCCTTGCGGACCGAGACTTTGAAGATGCGGGAGAAGAAGGTTTCCACCTGGGGACTGGCGCTTTCGATCAGGCCGAGAACCAGGATCAGCAGCAGCCAGGTGATGCCGTTGATCCAGGTGGAAAGACTGACCTTGTCGTAATCCCTGCCCGGTTTCAGAGGTCCGCGCAAGGGTCGCACCGGGGCGTCGCTGGCCGAGGGGGGAGGGGTGTGGGGCTCCACCTCGGGAGGTTGATAGCGAATCTGGGGCTGGGGGCCTTGCGGACCCTTGCCACGGGAAGCACCTCCCTGTGACGAATGACGGGTCTCTCTCGGGGACGGGCTCATGGTGCGTTCTCCTCTTAATGATTCGCCGGTTGGACCCTCTTCAGCATGTCTTATGCATAGTATAGTCAAAGGGGCTTCCGGGCTCAAACCGACTCTTCCTCCCAAGGCGAAATCTCTGTCTGATAAATGGCTTGTTTCTTGCTTCGACTGTCTTCGGAAATGGAACACCGTCAGCACCGCCACCCTTGCAGAGAAGGCGGACAGGGGAGAAACGCATGGATATCGCTTCACTGATCGGACTAGGCATCGCGTTTTCGGTCGTGGGATTCCTCATGGGAGGCAACATCGCCCTCTTCTGGAGTTCTCACGCCTTCATCGTGGTGTTCGGCGGTTTGCTTGGAGCCACCTTCCTGAAATTCAACATGAAAGACCTGGCCAACACGGCGGGCATCATCGGCAAGGTATTCAAGGCGCATCACGAAAGGCCTCAGGACATCATCGCCCAGATCACCGACATGGCCAACATCGCCCGCAAGGACGGCATGCTGGCCCTGGAAAAGGTGAAGACCTCCAATCTGTTCCTGCAGACGGCCATCAACCACTGCGTGGACGGCATGGATCCCGACACCCTGGAGACGGTGCTTTACAAGGATATGGCCTACATGGAGGAACGCCACCATGTGGGTGTCATCATGTTCGACTCCATGGGCGAGGCGGCTCCGGCCATGGGAATGGTCGGAACCCTCATCGGCATGGTGGAAATGTTGGCCAACATCGGCGGCGACATGGGCGCGGTGGGTCACGCCATGGCCGTGGCGCTGCTGGCCACCTGCTACGGCGCCATCGTGGCCAACATGATCACCATCCCCATCGGCATCAAGCTGCACCACTACAGCAAGGAGGAGCAGATCATCCGCATGCTCATCATCGACGGCATCAAAGGCATTCAGAAGGGTGTCAACCCTCGGGTGCTGGAGACCATGCTGCTCTCCGCCCTGTCGCCCAAGGAACGGGAAACCGTCTGACCTTTATCGATCATGGATTGACAGGAGCCCGTCATGGCAGCCCCGCCAAAAAAATGTCCCCCCTGCAAAAAAGGCACGCCGCTCTGGATGGTCTCCTGGGCCGATATGGTGACGCTGCTGATGTGCTTCTTCATCATCGTGCTGGCCACCATGACCCCGAACAAGGTCAAGTTCGAGGAGGTGGCGGGAACCCTGCGGGAGGCCTTCGGCGTGCAGCGCACCAAACAGATCATGCCCATCATGAGCGGCATGAACGTGGTGGGCACCGAATTCACCCAGGAGGTGATCTTCGTGCGCCTGATCGAAAAGGTGCAGCTCATCCTGGAACGGGAGGTCGATGGCGGCCAGGTGGAGATGATCAAACGGGAGGATGGCTTCGTGGTGCGTTTTCCCGAAGGCGCTCTCTTCGGCGACAAGCCGGAAGCCCCCCTGAAAATCCAGGACCACATGGGCATGATCCTGTTGCAGGTCATCAACCTGCTGCAAAGCGTACCCAACGAGATCGTCATCAAGGGCCATGTGGACGAGCGTTCCGTGGATCCCACGGGACCGTACCCCAACGCCTGGGCCCTGGGCGCGGCGGAAGCGGCGGCGGTGGCGGAATTCTTCTCCCAGAACGCCAACTTCGGTTCACGGCGCATCAAGGTGCAGAGCAGCGGATCCTCGGAACCCCTGGCGGAAGGCGCCACCAAAGGCGGACAGGGCAAGAACTCCCGGGTGGAGATCCTGGTTTCCAAGGAGATCGCCGCCCTCTCCGAGTCGGAAAGCGCCGGCGGCAATCCCCAACCCCCGCCCGTCGGTCACTGAGTGGAATCCATCGGCATGGAAACACTGCTCCTCCTGCTGGCCTGGGGAGGAGC belongs to Magnetococcales bacterium and includes:
- a CDS encoding OmpA family protein, which codes for MAAPPKKCPPCKKGTPLWMVSWADMVTLLMCFFIIVLATMTPNKVKFEEVAGTLREAFGVQRTKQIMPIMSGMNVVGTEFTQEVIFVRLIEKVQLILEREVDGGQVEMIKREDGFVVRFPEGALFGDKPEAPLKIQDHMGMILLQVINLLQSVPNEIVIKGHVDERSVDPTGPYPNAWALGAAEAAAVAEFFSQNANFGSRRIKVQSSGSSEPLAEGATKGGQGKNSRVEILVSKEIAALSESESAGGNPQPPPVGH
- a CDS encoding MotA/TolQ/ExbB proton channel family protein, translating into MDIASLIGLGIAFSVVGFLMGGNIALFWSSHAFIVVFGGLLGATFLKFNMKDLANTAGIIGKVFKAHHERPQDIIAQITDMANIARKDGMLALEKVKTSNLFLQTAINHCVDGMDPDTLETVLYKDMAYMEERHHVGVIMFDSMGEAAPAMGMVGTLIGMVEMLANIGGDMGAVGHAMAVALLATCYGAIVANMITIPIGIKLHHYSKEEQIIRMLIIDGIKGIQKGVNPRVLETMLLSALSPKERETV